From a single Mycolicibacterium moriokaense genomic region:
- a CDS encoding ribonuclease Z, with product MIEVTLLGTGSPIPDANRAGPSTLVRAGGQTFLVDCGRGVQQRLTAVGSSAGALTALLLTHLHSDHIADLGDLIITRWVSNFTPEPSPLLIIGPPGTAEVVDATLKAFGFDIGYRIAHHADLNSPPPVEVREYTDGPVWDQDDVQIRVAPTDHRPVAPTIGFRVEHNGASVVLAGDTVPCESLDALASGAGALVHTVIRKDLIDAMPMQRIRDICDYHSSVEEAAATAARAGVGILILTHYVPAIAPGQEDEWRALAATAFDRQIEVGDDLHRVEVHPGVCAKPSS from the coding sequence ATGATTGAGGTCACGCTCCTAGGTACTGGAAGCCCTATCCCCGATGCGAACCGGGCGGGCCCGTCCACCCTGGTGCGTGCCGGCGGTCAGACATTCCTGGTTGACTGCGGCCGGGGTGTGCAGCAACGGCTGACGGCCGTGGGAAGCAGCGCGGGCGCGCTGACGGCACTGCTGTTGACGCATCTGCACAGTGACCACATCGCCGATCTGGGCGACCTGATCATCACCCGCTGGGTTTCCAATTTCACGCCCGAGCCGTCCCCGCTGCTGATCATCGGTCCTCCGGGCACCGCCGAGGTCGTCGACGCCACACTCAAGGCGTTCGGGTTCGACATCGGGTACCGCATCGCTCATCACGCGGACCTCAACTCGCCGCCGCCGGTGGAGGTGCGCGAATACACCGACGGTCCGGTGTGGGATCAGGACGACGTACAGATTCGGGTGGCACCGACCGATCACCGTCCGGTGGCTCCCACCATCGGTTTTCGTGTCGAGCACAACGGCGCGTCCGTCGTACTGGCCGGCGATACCGTGCCGTGCGAAAGCCTCGACGCCCTGGCCTCCGGCGCAGGTGCGTTGGTGCACACGGTGATTCGCAAAGATCTGATCGACGCCATGCCGATGCAGCGCATTCGCGACATCTGCGACTACCACTCGTCGGTCGAGGAAGCGGCCGCCACCGCGGCGCGGGCCGGGGTGGGCATCCTGATCCTCACCCACTACGTGCCCGCCATCGCGCCCGGTCAGGAAGACGAGTGGCGCGCGTTGGCCGCCACTGCGTTTGATCGGCAGATCGAGGTGGGCGACGACCTGCACCGCGTCGAGGTCCACCCCGGGGTGTGCGCCAAACCCAGCAGCTAG
- a CDS encoding aldo/keto reductase — MTTPHSAPTVTLGDELEVSAIGFGAMALTPVYGEVDDAESLATLHRCLDLGVTFIDTANIYGNGNNELLISQLLADRRDEVTLASKFGIVGNPADRAAGQLVARGDAAYVRQCIDESLQRLQTEVVDLYYMHRRDTSVPIEETVGAMAELVTAGKVRYLGLSEVTADELRAAVAVHPIAAVQSEWSIWSRDVEVNVVPAAAELGVGFVPYSPLGRGFLTGTISAVDDLPATDFRRKMPRFSDDAFDSNLAVVELVKSVAEQQGATPAQVALTWLRYRAKTLGVTAVPIPGTRRAARVEENLGSLSVTLTPQQIEALDAAADKVTGQRFANLGWVSAGRE; from the coding sequence ATGACGACCCCGCACTCTGCACCCACCGTCACTCTGGGTGACGAATTGGAGGTCAGTGCAATCGGTTTCGGCGCGATGGCGCTGACTCCGGTCTATGGCGAGGTGGATGACGCCGAGTCGCTGGCGACGTTGCATCGCTGCCTCGACCTCGGTGTCACCTTCATCGACACCGCCAATATCTACGGCAACGGCAACAACGAACTGTTGATCTCCCAACTTCTGGCCGATCGTCGCGATGAGGTGACGCTGGCGAGCAAGTTCGGCATCGTCGGCAATCCGGCCGATCGCGCAGCGGGCCAGCTCGTCGCGCGCGGCGACGCCGCCTATGTCCGCCAGTGCATCGACGAGAGCCTGCAGCGGCTGCAGACGGAGGTCGTCGACCTCTACTACATGCACCGACGCGACACGAGCGTGCCGATCGAGGAGACGGTCGGCGCCATGGCCGAATTGGTGACCGCCGGCAAGGTCCGCTACCTCGGATTATCGGAGGTGACGGCCGATGAGCTGCGGGCCGCCGTCGCGGTGCACCCGATCGCAGCAGTACAGAGCGAGTGGTCGATCTGGAGCCGTGACGTCGAGGTCAACGTCGTACCCGCGGCCGCCGAACTCGGTGTCGGGTTCGTTCCGTACTCGCCGCTGGGCCGTGGCTTCCTCACCGGAACCATCAGCGCCGTCGACGACCTGCCTGCCACCGACTTCCGCCGAAAGATGCCCCGGTTCAGCGACGACGCGTTCGACTCCAACCTGGCGGTCGTCGAGCTCGTGAAATCGGTCGCTGAACAACAGGGCGCGACACCGGCACAGGTGGCGCTGACCTGGCTGCGGTACCGCGCCAAAACCCTGGGAGTGACGGCCGTGCCGATCCCCGGTACCCGCCGGGCGGCCCGCGTCGAAGAGAACCTCGGCTCGCTGTCGGTGACGTTGACACCGCAACAGATCGAGGCGTTGGATGCCGCGGCGGACAAAGTGACGGGCCAACGCTTCGCCAACCTGGGGTGGGTGTCCGCCGGCCGCGAATAA
- a CDS encoding CBS domain-containing protein translates to MRIADVLRSKGASVATITPETSVSGLLTELSVHNIGAMVVVSPDGVVGIVSERDVVRALQKRGAELLRAPVSEIMTSFVATCGPNDTVDSLSALMTTKRVRHIPVMENGRLAGIVSIGDVVKTRMEELEAQQEQLQAYITRG, encoded by the coding sequence ATGCGGATCGCGGACGTATTGCGGAGCAAGGGTGCGTCGGTGGCGACCATCACCCCGGAGACTTCGGTATCCGGGCTGCTCACCGAGCTTTCCGTGCACAACATCGGGGCGATGGTGGTGGTTTCGCCCGACGGTGTGGTCGGCATCGTCTCCGAGCGGGATGTCGTGCGGGCCCTGCAGAAGCGCGGGGCTGAGCTGCTGCGGGCGCCGGTGTCGGAGATCATGACCTCGTTCGTGGCGACGTGCGGTCCGAACGACACCGTCGACAGCCTCAGCGCGCTGATGACGACCAAGCGGGTCCGGCACATCCCCGTCATGGAGAACGGCAGGCTCGCCGGGATCGTGAGCATCGGCGACGTCGTGAAGACGCGGATGGAGGAGCTCGAAGCGCAGCAGGAGCAGCTGCAGGCCTACATCACCCGTGGCTGA
- a CDS encoding GNAT family N-acetyltransferase, whose translation MADIAVEPAQRHHVADVSTVLARAFYDDPVMSWMLPDDRTRLKALTRAFAGLARHHFLPRAGSEVARRDGTLGGATLWDPPGQRKAGWFEQLAMMPVMLWAFRSRAQASMQVMELMEEHHPEEPHWYLMVIGSDPSVRGAGFGQALMRSRLDRCDAEGVPAYLENSNPRNESYYLRFGFEVLGEIELPDGGPSMWPMWREPRSG comes from the coding sequence GTGGCTGACATCGCGGTCGAGCCCGCCCAGCGGCACCACGTGGCCGACGTGTCGACGGTGCTGGCCCGCGCGTTCTACGACGATCCGGTGATGTCGTGGATGCTGCCCGACGACCGGACCCGGCTCAAGGCGCTGACGCGAGCCTTCGCCGGTCTTGCCCGCCATCATTTCCTGCCCCGCGCAGGGTCGGAAGTGGCCCGACGCGACGGCACGCTTGGTGGCGCCACGCTGTGGGATCCGCCGGGTCAGCGCAAGGCGGGCTGGTTTGAACAGCTCGCGATGATGCCCGTGATGCTGTGGGCGTTTCGCTCGCGGGCCCAGGCGAGCATGCAGGTGATGGAGCTGATGGAAGAGCACCATCCCGAGGAACCGCATTGGTATCTGATGGTGATCGGCAGCGACCCGTCCGTGCGCGGTGCGGGTTTCGGGCAGGCGCTGATGCGTTCGCGCCTGGACCGCTGCGACGCCGAAGGTGTGCCTGCGTATCTGGAGAACAGCAACCCGCGCAACGAGTCTTACTATCTGCGATTCGGATTCGAGGTGTTGGGGGAGATCGAGTTGCCGGATGGTGGGCCCTCGATGTGGCCGATGTGGCGGGAGCCGCGGTCGGGCTAG
- a CDS encoding glycosyltransferase family 2 protein, with amino-acid sequence MSEQLASALRRYSSRLSPPPTPAVSVLINLAVLAAWVALFLNAFGRGGLFAWSVGVAYLAYDTLLVAFTAWQIRNITSARDSPRETAVRLSLSVLVAVHNEAAVLPATVKALLGQDDPPNEIVIADDGSTDDTADVLRAEFGLLQPNVGAKATVTRGTTSIVWLRLPRGGKAHALNAALTATDTAIIITVDGDTLLERPAIGVVRQAFSADPDLAGVTGIITPVCRPTVVGRIWQFFQTYEYVRNFLGRYAFMRIECLQLISGAFAGFRRDHVIDLGGFDDVCMVEDYELVHRLRRYAGEHGLPWKFEVLGGAQARTEAPGSAAAFLRQRRRWFGGFLQTQWWYRAMTGDRRMGRLGTVMLPVKAVDTLAPIFGLMALGLLIGYAATRQTDILGPVLLVVAGKLAIDVVFGVWAMRRYRRWVGDPNRGSLVGIAAMTIVEPVTFRLMLQCGAVLGWIAFLGGGQRWGRQHRFGLRGSHSAPDG; translated from the coding sequence TTGTCTGAACAGCTCGCCTCCGCACTGCGTCGCTACTCATCAAGGCTCTCGCCGCCGCCGACGCCTGCCGTCAGCGTGCTGATCAACCTTGCGGTGCTTGCGGCTTGGGTGGCGCTGTTCCTCAACGCCTTCGGCAGGGGCGGGCTGTTCGCGTGGTCGGTCGGGGTGGCCTATCTCGCCTACGACACGCTGTTGGTCGCCTTCACGGCCTGGCAGATCCGCAATATCACCTCAGCGCGCGACAGCCCTCGCGAGACGGCCGTGCGTCTCAGCCTGTCGGTGCTGGTTGCCGTACACAACGAAGCGGCCGTGCTGCCCGCGACGGTGAAGGCGCTACTCGGCCAGGACGATCCACCCAACGAGATCGTCATCGCCGACGACGGTTCCACCGACGACACCGCCGACGTACTCCGCGCTGAGTTCGGACTGTTGCAACCGAATGTCGGCGCGAAGGCGACCGTGACGCGCGGGACGACGTCGATCGTCTGGCTCCGACTGCCCCGCGGAGGAAAAGCCCACGCCCTCAACGCGGCTCTCACCGCGACCGATACCGCCATCATCATCACCGTGGACGGCGACACACTCCTCGAAAGGCCGGCCATCGGCGTTGTGCGTCAAGCATTCTCGGCCGACCCGGACCTGGCCGGCGTAACGGGCATCATCACACCGGTGTGCCGGCCCACGGTCGTCGGGCGGATATGGCAGTTCTTCCAGACCTATGAATATGTCCGCAACTTCCTCGGCCGCTATGCCTTCATGCGCATCGAGTGCCTGCAACTGATATCCGGTGCGTTCGCCGGCTTTCGGCGCGACCACGTCATCGACCTCGGCGGCTTCGACGACGTCTGCATGGTCGAGGATTACGAACTGGTGCACCGGCTACGTCGGTACGCGGGCGAACACGGACTGCCGTGGAAATTCGAGGTTCTGGGCGGCGCGCAGGCCCGCACCGAGGCGCCGGGGTCGGCTGCGGCCTTCCTGCGGCAGCGACGACGGTGGTTCGGCGGATTCCTGCAGACGCAGTGGTGGTATCGCGCGATGACGGGCGACCGACGCATGGGTCGGTTGGGCACCGTGATGCTCCCCGTCAAAGCCGTCGACACCCTTGCGCCGATCTTCGGGCTCATGGCCCTCGGCCTGCTGATCGGGTACGCGGCGACAAGGCAAACCGACATCCTCGGTCCGGTACTTCTCGTCGTCGCGGGAAAGCTCGCCATCGACGTGGTTTTCGGCGTATGGGCCATGCGCCGCTACCGACGGTGGGTCGGCGATCCGAACCGCGGAAGCCTTGTCGGCATCGCGGCGATGACGATCGTCGAGCCGGTGACGTTCCGCCTGATGCTGCAATGCGGCGCGGTTTTGGGGTGGATCGCCTTCCTCGGCGGCGGGCAGCGCTGGGGGCGTCAACACCGGTTCGGGCTGCGAGGTTCCCACAGCGCGCCAGACGGCTAG
- a CDS encoding type II toxin-antitoxin system PemK/MazF family toxin: MAPPWKTFQRFAENLVFNEAPKFIRQQLQSETVTRGIQQGIRLGIDAIVGASDEGPRAITAGRPVSQNFVPTAHRARKVVYAPDLDGRADPGEIVWTWVVYEDDPSKGKDRPVLVVGRDRATLLGLMLSSQDHHRDDPNWVSIGSGTWDYEGRASWVRLDRVLDVPEEGIRREGAILSRETFEVVAARLRAEYSWS, encoded by the coding sequence ATGGCTCCGCCGTGGAAGACCTTCCAGAGGTTTGCGGAGAACCTGGTGTTCAACGAGGCGCCGAAGTTCATCCGCCAACAGCTGCAGTCCGAGACCGTCACACGCGGTATCCAGCAGGGCATCAGGCTCGGCATCGACGCCATCGTGGGCGCTTCGGACGAGGGGCCCCGCGCGATCACCGCGGGCCGTCCGGTGAGCCAGAACTTCGTCCCGACCGCCCACCGGGCCCGCAAGGTGGTCTACGCCCCCGACCTCGACGGCCGCGCCGACCCGGGCGAGATCGTGTGGACGTGGGTGGTCTACGAGGACGACCCGTCGAAGGGCAAGGACCGGCCGGTGCTGGTCGTTGGGCGCGACCGGGCCACCCTGCTCGGCCTGATGCTGTCCAGCCAGGACCACCACCGCGACGACCCCAACTGGGTGAGCATCGGCAGCGGGACCTGGGACTACGAAGGCAGGGCCAGCTGGGTGCGGCTGGACCGCGTGCTGGACGTGCCCGAGGAGGGCATCCGCCGCGAGGGCGCGATCCTGTCGCGCGAGACGTTCGAGGTGGTCGCCGCGCGGCTGCGCGCCGAGTACTCCTGGAGCTGA
- a CDS encoding sensor domain-containing protein, whose translation MRSTARTVGALSACVVLAACGAPTQDARPTVRIAEAVQPSPARALDEILPTHDELAVLGPNGMMSQRVQGGPDVLLASVGEADATPAECVSPAYRLQRVVYQAGPVQRVASQSWAGGTFDKPPVSGFFGVVQFASEADAQAFFATAAERWHRCNGQTLVLDQAGHGAQETSRVTDVSVDGRMVSAMVMHDAGSMTQRALGVAADCVVDVEVTDANGLSGPDGAASVASLMLEKVGAA comes from the coding sequence ATGCGCTCAACGGCTCGCACAGTGGGTGCGTTGAGCGCGTGCGTCGTCCTTGCGGCGTGCGGCGCACCGACTCAGGATGCGCGGCCGACGGTGCGCATCGCCGAAGCCGTCCAACCGTCGCCGGCCAGGGCGCTGGACGAGATCCTGCCCACGCACGACGAACTGGCCGTCCTCGGCCCCAACGGCATGATGAGTCAACGCGTCCAGGGCGGCCCCGACGTGCTGCTGGCTAGCGTGGGAGAAGCGGACGCGACCCCCGCCGAGTGCGTCAGCCCCGCCTACCGGCTGCAGCGAGTGGTCTACCAGGCAGGTCCGGTGCAGCGGGTGGCGAGTCAGTCGTGGGCGGGCGGAACGTTCGACAAACCACCGGTGTCCGGGTTCTTCGGCGTCGTGCAGTTCGCCTCCGAGGCTGATGCGCAGGCGTTCTTCGCCACCGCGGCCGAAAGGTGGCACCGCTGCAACGGACAGACGCTGGTGTTGGACCAAGCCGGACATGGTGCGCAGGAAACCAGCAGGGTCACCGACGTGTCCGTCGATGGCCGGATGGTGTCGGCGATGGTCATGCACGACGCGGGTTCGATGACCCAGCGGGCGCTCGGGGTGGCCGCGGATTGTGTTGTGGACGTGGAGGTTACCGACGCCAACGGTCTCAGCGGCCCGGACGGGGCTGCGAGCGTGGCGAGCCTGATGCTGGAGAAGGTCGGCGCCGCGTAA
- a CDS encoding sensor domain-containing protein, with protein MTNIGTATRVSAGFAVIAASVLLTGCVTTVSGTATRAQNPGADVAPLDESKLEDVVLTIGEVNTIMGARTMEVTSELEDMTDHSDQVSEPECLGAVYGAEEPVYAGSGWKAVLDQIAREEGDDNDHWVEQTLVLYPSADKALNFFDKSKAIWESCANYTVSVDDGGNTYDWELGEVTAKDNLITQLTIQSDADGWGCQHALSPVSNITVEVWACSYDIGDEAATIVNDVVANVTKK; from the coding sequence GTGACCAATATCGGTACAGCCACCCGGGTATCCGCCGGATTCGCCGTGATCGCGGCATCCGTCCTGCTCACCGGCTGTGTGACCACCGTCTCGGGCACGGCGACGCGGGCCCAGAACCCGGGCGCCGACGTGGCTCCGCTGGACGAGTCGAAGCTCGAGGACGTGGTGCTGACGATCGGTGAGGTCAACACCATCATGGGTGCGAGGACCATGGAGGTCACCAGCGAACTGGAAGACATGACCGACCATTCGGACCAGGTCTCGGAGCCGGAGTGCCTCGGCGCGGTCTACGGAGCCGAGGAACCCGTGTACGCCGGCAGCGGCTGGAAGGCGGTGCTGGACCAGATCGCGCGCGAAGAAGGCGATGACAACGACCACTGGGTGGAACAGACCCTCGTGTTGTACCCATCGGCCGACAAGGCGCTGAACTTCTTCGACAAGTCCAAGGCGATATGGGAGTCGTGCGCCAACTACACGGTTTCGGTGGACGACGGCGGCAACACCTACGACTGGGAACTCGGTGAGGTCACCGCAAAGGACAATCTGATCACCCAGCTCACGATCCAATCCGACGCGGACGGGTGGGGATGCCAGCACGCCCTCTCGCCGGTCTCCAACATCACCGTCGAGGTGTGGGCGTGCAGCTACGACATCGGCGACGAAGCGGCGACCATCGTGAACGACGTGGTCGCCAACGTCACCAAAAAGTAG
- a CDS encoding FAD/NAD(P)-binding protein, protein MSAVNLARLTDHPLHITVISDEPSVGRGVAYRLRRPEYLLNVAARNMSAFPHEPDHFLQWLRTRSEFESASEIDLRERFVPRQIYGDYVRSIVQHHLQSPGEMAPASAEFVIGSAVDVEPSESGCLVRLADGSTLSADRVVLATGNEPPAALPGTESLSEHPAWVGNPWQSWEERLPPYHGSIVILGTGLTAVDAILTLRAKGWLGTIHAVSRHGWFPHSHFRGIRYPDFPPPGVDVATLGLDKLLALIEEHCAILHARNANPAIIVDKLRPHTQRIWSGFSHDERLTFAKKHAARWNVFRHRIAPDIYSQITSAQLTGQLRVHADTIEKLRASADRIVVDLAGGASLEGDLVLNATGPSTKFTATQSVLLQNLLRRGAIAPDSTDMGIHVDSDHTVLTATGERSPWLLALGPMLRGTYWETIAVPELRVQARHVAETLLGSTHTEEPEGQLQLEYMI, encoded by the coding sequence ATGAGCGCAGTGAACCTCGCACGACTGACCGACCATCCGCTGCACATCACCGTCATCAGCGACGAACCCTCGGTGGGACGCGGGGTCGCGTACCGTCTCCGGCGTCCGGAATACCTGCTCAACGTCGCGGCGCGGAACATGTCGGCGTTCCCCCACGAGCCCGATCATTTCCTTCAATGGCTGCGGACGCGATCTGAATTCGAGTCGGCCTCCGAGATCGACCTCCGCGAGCGCTTCGTGCCGCGCCAGATCTACGGCGACTACGTGCGGTCCATCGTCCAACATCATTTGCAAAGCCCCGGTGAGATGGCACCCGCATCGGCCGAGTTCGTCATCGGCTCGGCGGTCGACGTGGAACCAAGCGAATCCGGTTGTCTCGTGCGCCTCGCCGACGGATCGACGCTGAGTGCCGATCGCGTCGTGCTGGCCACCGGCAATGAGCCACCCGCGGCGCTGCCCGGAACCGAGAGTCTTTCCGAACATCCGGCCTGGGTCGGTAATCCGTGGCAGTCGTGGGAGGAACGTCTCCCGCCATACCACGGCAGCATCGTCATCCTGGGGACCGGCCTCACCGCGGTCGATGCGATCCTCACCCTTCGCGCCAAGGGATGGCTCGGCACCATCCACGCGGTGTCGCGTCACGGATGGTTCCCGCATTCGCATTTCCGCGGCATCAGGTATCCGGATTTTCCGCCGCCAGGGGTCGACGTCGCGACGCTGGGACTCGACAAGCTGCTGGCGCTCATCGAGGAGCACTGCGCAATCCTGCACGCGCGCAACGCCAATCCCGCGATCATCGTCGACAAGTTGCGGCCCCACACCCAACGCATCTGGAGCGGTTTCAGCCACGACGAACGTCTGACCTTTGCGAAGAAGCACGCGGCGCGGTGGAATGTGTTCCGCCATCGGATCGCTCCGGACATCTACTCACAGATCACCAGCGCACAACTCACCGGGCAACTGCGCGTTCATGCGGACACCATCGAGAAGTTGCGGGCATCCGCCGACAGGATCGTCGTCGACCTCGCCGGCGGTGCATCGCTTGAGGGCGACCTGGTACTCAATGCGACGGGTCCATCCACGAAATTCACTGCGACCCAATCGGTATTGCTGCAGAACCTGCTTCGGCGAGGTGCGATCGCCCCGGATTCCACCGACATGGGAATCCACGTGGACTCCGATCACACCGTGTTGACCGCGACCGGCGAGAGATCGCCCTGGCTGCTCGCCTTGGGCCCGATGCTTCGGGGCACGTATTGGGAGACCATCGCGGTTCCGGAGTTGCGCGTGCAGGCCAGACACGTCGCAGAGACGTTGCTCGGCAGCACGCACACCGAGGAGCCGGAAGGCCAGCTTCAGCTGGAATACATGATCTGA
- a CDS encoding NtaA/DmoA family FMN-dependent monooxygenase (This protein belongs to a clade of FMN-dependent monooxygenases, within a broader family of flavin-dependent oxidoreductases, the luciferase-like monooxygenase (LMM) family, some of whose members use coenzyme F420 rather than FMN.), with translation MTRQLHLLAFGNTRSAGPWRHPDIDNSTAGVRRGLISRAQAAEAGAFDAVFFADGLNFGPSATWPYKTPEDFEPLTTTAALSSVTERIGLVVTGSATLQQPYHLARQLLSLDHLSGGRAGWNLVTSFARAAADNFSAAGVVDHDERYAIAEEAIDVVKKLWDSWDDDTIIEDRVNGIFHDITKIHVPNHHGRYFDVTGPLGASRSAQGQPVIFQAGSSATGRAFAARHAEVIFTGQGNRERAQQFYRQIHDEAERLGRVAPLITPSLRFIVGSTEEEAHRNERTAYECFSPEYQAGWLLEVDVDVTGADLDGPVPDSAFPETTQTHQTALAGYRALAKEGNPTVREFLYRTVNGWGASVVGTPEHLADVIEDWFDGRAADGFVLQDSGLPGQFDDFVEQVVPLLRKRGLFRHEYTGRTLRDHLGLAAPVNRYRVSA, from the coding sequence GTGACGCGGCAACTGCACCTGCTGGCGTTCGGAAACACGCGCTCGGCTGGCCCGTGGCGTCATCCTGACATCGACAACAGCACCGCAGGGGTTCGTCGCGGACTGATCAGCCGTGCACAGGCGGCCGAGGCCGGTGCGTTTGACGCGGTGTTCTTCGCCGATGGCCTCAATTTCGGCCCGTCTGCGACGTGGCCGTACAAAACGCCGGAAGACTTCGAGCCCCTGACCACGACGGCGGCGCTCTCCTCAGTCACCGAGCGCATCGGTCTGGTTGTCACCGGTTCGGCGACGTTGCAGCAGCCTTATCACCTCGCGCGCCAACTCCTCTCACTCGACCACCTCAGCGGTGGCCGTGCAGGGTGGAATCTGGTGACGAGTTTCGCGCGCGCCGCGGCCGACAACTTCAGCGCCGCCGGTGTAGTGGACCACGATGAGCGGTACGCGATAGCGGAAGAGGCCATCGACGTCGTCAAGAAGCTATGGGACTCCTGGGACGACGACACGATCATCGAGGACCGGGTCAACGGAATCTTCCACGACATAACCAAGATTCATGTGCCCAACCATCACGGCCGCTACTTCGACGTCACCGGACCGCTCGGGGCTTCGCGGTCGGCGCAGGGGCAACCAGTGATCTTTCAGGCCGGATCGTCGGCTACCGGCAGGGCTTTCGCCGCCCGCCATGCCGAGGTGATCTTCACTGGACAAGGCAATCGTGAACGCGCTCAACAGTTCTACCGCCAGATCCACGACGAGGCCGAACGGCTTGGACGAGTGGCGCCTCTCATCACGCCATCGCTGCGCTTCATCGTCGGTTCGACGGAGGAGGAAGCGCACCGGAACGAGCGCACCGCATATGAATGCTTCAGCCCGGAGTACCAAGCCGGCTGGCTGCTCGAAGTCGACGTTGATGTCACCGGCGCGGATCTGGACGGCCCGGTACCGGACTCCGCGTTCCCGGAGACCACGCAGACGCATCAAACCGCGCTTGCCGGCTACCGGGCCCTGGCTAAGGAGGGCAATCCGACTGTGCGCGAATTCCTGTACCGCACCGTGAATGGTTGGGGTGCAAGCGTCGTCGGGACGCCCGAACACCTCGCGGATGTCATCGAAGACTGGTTCGATGGTCGGGCGGCGGACGGTTTCGTGCTGCAGGATTCGGGGTTGCCCGGGCAGTTCGACGATTTCGTGGAGCAGGTGGTGCCATTGCTGCGCAAGCGCGGTCTGTTCCGGCATGAGTACACGGGTAGGACGCTGCGGGACCACTTAGGGCTCGCCGCACCGGTCAATCGATACCGCGTTTCGGCATGA
- a CDS encoding LLM class flavin-dependent oxidoreductase encodes MTVNPFVLCAFTMSTVSHGNFGLWRHPHDRTSEYTDLKYWVDLAKLLDAGGFDALFIADAVGQLDVFGGDATAALTRGVQTPVTDPLLAVSAMAAATDHLGFGVTVSTTYESPYLLARKFSTLDHLTGGRIGWNIVTSLLDSAARNIIGRDRQIPHDERYAIAQEFVEVTYKLWEGSWETDAVVRDRAAGVYTDAAKVHAIGHEGHYFSVPGAHLVEPSPQRTPVLFQAGTSDAGREFAARNAELVFLSDPRPDVLRANIDDVRRRAAAHGRRPESVKFITSIEIVTDSTDSAAQAKADDLAKYHDLEGGLVLLSALSGVDWSQYGVDRPIEQFDTDASRSILAAVDDADARHRITLRDYVGGLGGFGGQLFVGSPVTVADELEAYAERTGVDGFNIAYHVTPGSFADVADYVLPELRRRGRAREGDTSTTLRQRLFGGDSALLPDDHPGTQFRRNRILSI; translated from the coding sequence ATGACCGTGAACCCATTCGTGCTGTGCGCATTCACCATGTCGACCGTTTCGCACGGGAACTTCGGCCTGTGGCGCCATCCGCACGACCGCACTTCCGAATACACCGATCTGAAGTACTGGGTCGACCTGGCCAAGCTGCTCGACGCAGGCGGCTTCGACGCACTGTTCATCGCGGACGCCGTGGGCCAGCTCGACGTGTTCGGCGGTGACGCGACTGCTGCGCTGACCCGTGGCGTGCAGACGCCGGTCACCGATCCGCTGCTCGCCGTCTCGGCGATGGCGGCGGCGACCGACCACCTCGGGTTCGGAGTCACCGTATCGACCACTTACGAGAGTCCTTACCTGCTTGCGCGAAAGTTCAGCACGCTCGACCATCTGACCGGCGGCCGCATCGGGTGGAACATCGTGACATCGCTGCTCGACAGTGCGGCGCGCAACATCATCGGACGCGACAGGCAGATTCCGCACGACGAGCGTTACGCCATCGCGCAGGAGTTCGTCGAGGTCACCTACAAGCTGTGGGAAGGTTCGTGGGAAACCGATGCCGTCGTCCGGGACCGCGCAGCCGGCGTCTATACCGACGCCGCCAAGGTCCATGCAATCGGCCACGAGGGACACTACTTCTCCGTTCCGGGTGCGCATCTCGTTGAGCCGTCACCTCAGCGCACCCCGGTGTTGTTCCAGGCCGGAACGTCGGACGCAGGCCGCGAGTTCGCCGCTCGCAATGCCGAACTTGTCTTCCTCAGTGACCCGCGACCGGATGTGCTGCGGGCGAACATCGATGACGTCCGACGTCGTGCTGCCGCACACGGACGACGCCCAGAGTCCGTCAAATTCATCACTTCGATCGAGATCGTCACCGACAGCACCGATTCGGCTGCTCAGGCCAAGGCCGATGACCTCGCGAAGTATCACGACCTCGAGGGCGGCTTGGTACTTCTCTCGGCCCTGAGCGGAGTCGACTGGTCGCAGTACGGGGTGGACCGGCCCATCGAACAGTTCGACACCGATGCGAGCAGATCGATCCTCGCGGCCGTCGATGATGCCGACGCGCGGCACCGAATCACACTGCGTGACTACGTCGGTGGGCTGGGTGGTTTCGGTGGCCAGCTGTTCGTCGGATCGCCTGTCACCGTGGCGGACGAGCTGGAGGCATACGCGGAACGCACAGGAGTGGACGGGTTCAACATCGCCTACCACGTGACCCCGGGCAGCTTCGCCGACGTGGCGGATTACGTTCTGCCCGAGCTTCGGCGACGCGGCCGCGCGCGAGAGGGTGATACGTCGACCACTCTCCGCCAGCGCCTGTTCGGCGGCGATTCGGCACTGCTGCCCGACGATCACCCCGGCACGCAGTTTCGCCGAAATAGAATCCTGTCGATTTGA